One genomic segment of Oncorhynchus mykiss isolate Arlee chromosome 10, USDA_OmykA_1.1, whole genome shotgun sequence includes these proteins:
- the LOC110534006 gene encoding leucine-rich repeat transmembrane protein FLRT1: MAPEGVAELRDWLFLLMLCLTLLAEVLEVAAATGYDEEEDLVCPSVCRCDEDFIYCNDRGLSSIPPLPPSATVLYLQNNHIDNAGLPTSLERHLTVRVVYLYDNELDDFPMHLPPSLRELHLQDNNIRTLPRSTLARMPLLEKLHLDDNSVSTVSIEDKAFVDNPRLRLLFLSRNHLSSIPSGLPASLEELRLDDNRISTIPTHAFRGLSSLRRLVLDGNLLANQRIADDTFSRLSNLTELSLVRNSLLTPPLNLPSAHLQRLSLQDNALIHMPRGSLDGMRRLQRLDLSGNNLTTLPRGLFKDLDSLGQLLVRGNPWHCGCNLRWLHDWLHARGNSITVRGLTCQAPEKVRDMTLKDLTSQMEECEVTGVVSAGAGAGATGSGTRDRVGGVGGVAASSTTLSPPQGSLFTLRSKRPGLGLPDSGLDYTLGSSGVGKSLALNVKPLAHDSIRVTWSVAQPTSSFRLSWLRLGTSAAMGSITETLVRGDRREYLLTSLQPRSSYIICMVPLAASSGGKGAMAGGDSDSDEAPVCAKAETSDPSQPDVGQEDNQDSEHMATLPLAGIIGGATVIVSLALIFAIFCWYGHRAGRLSSRDQYSRGSSRKSKHYDDYIESGTKKDTTILEIRGPGFQMTPMVTHQPPKPLREDYIIHTIFPSNGTGLYKGAHQVSNAGYGTNRGYRERGIPDIDYCYT, encoded by the coding sequence ATGGCGCCGGAGGGAGTGGCCGAGCTGCGCGATTGGCTGTTCCTGCTGATGCTCTGCCTGACTCTGTTGGCCGAGGTGCTGGAGGTTGCTGCAGCCACAGGGTACGATGAGGAGGAAGACTTGGTGTGCCCCTCTGTCTGCCGATGTGATGAGGACTTCATCTACTGCAACGACCGTGGCCTGAGCTCTATcccccctctgcccccctctGCCACTGTGCTCTACCTTCAGAACAACCACATAGACAACGCCGGGCTCCCCACCTCCCTGGAGCGACACCTAACGGTCCGAGTGGTCTACCTGTACGATAACGAGCTGGATGACTTCCCCATGCACCTGCCCCCTTCCCTCCGGGAGCTGCACCTGCAGGACAACAACATCCGTACGCTTCCCCGCTCCACCCTGGCCCGCATGCCTCTACTGGAGAAGCTGCACCTGGACGACAACTCTGTCTCCACCGTCAGCATCGAAGACAAGGCCTTCGTTGACAACCCGCGGCTGCGTCTGCTCTTCCTGTCTCGTAACCACCTGTCCAGCATCCCCTCTGGGCTCCCGGCCTCTCTGGAGGAGCTGAGGCTGGACGACAACCGCATCTCCACCATCCCCACCCACGCCTTCCGCGGCCTCTCCTCCCTGCGACGCCTCGTCCTGGACGGAAACCTCCTGGCCAATCAGCGCATCGCAGACGACACCTTCTCCCGCCtctccaatttgacagagctttcGCTGGTGCGTAACTCCCTCCTGACACCGCCACTCAACCTGCCCAGCGCCCACTTGCAACGTCTCTCCCTGCAGGACAATGCTCTGATCCACATGCCCCGTGGCTCCTTGGACGGCATGAGGAGGCTCCAAAGACTAGACCTGTCTGGCAACAACCTGACCACCCTGCCTCGGGGCCTGTTCAAAGACCTGGACAGCCTGGGACAACTGCTGGTGCGGGGGAATCCCTGGCACTGTGGCTGTAACCTGCGCTGGCTACATGACTGGCTGCACGCTAGGGGTAACTCCATCACGGTGAGGGGCCTCACCTGCCAGGCGCCCGAAAAGGTTAGAGACATGACCCTCAAGGACCTGACCAGCCAGATGGAGGAGTGCGAAGTCACAGGGGTAGTGTCTGCCGGGGCCGGGGCTGGAGCCACAGGCAGTGGGACCAGAGACAGAGTGGGTGGAGTAGGAGGAGTTGCCGCTAGCTCCACCACCCTTTCCCCTCCACAGGGCTCCCTCTTCACCCTGCGCTCCAAGCGGCCCGGCCTGGGGCTACCAGACTCTGGTCTAGACTACACCCTGGGTAGCAGTGGAGTAGGTAAGAGCCTGGCCCTGAATGTCAAGCCCCTGGCCCACGACAGCATTCGTGTCACCTGGAGCGTGGCCCAGCCCACCTCCTCCTTCAGACTCAGCTGGCTGCGGCTGGGCACCAGTGCTGCCATGGGCTCCATCACAGAGACCCTGGTGAGAGGAGACCGCAGAGAGTACCTGCTCACCTCCCTGCAACCCCGCTCCAGCTACATCATCTGCATGGTGCCCCTGGCGGCCAGCTCCGGGGGTAAAGGAGCCATGGCAGGCGGAGACTCTGACTCAGATGAAGCTCCAGTGTGCGCTAAAGCTGAGACGTCAGACCCCAGTCAGCCAGATGTGGGCCAGGAGGACAACCAGGACTCGGAACACATGGCTACTCTGCCTCTGGCTGGGATCATTGGAGGAGCTACTGTCATCGTTTCTCTGGCCCTCATATTCGCCATCTTCTGCTGGTACGGGCATCGGGCCGGACGCCTGTCTTCTCGTGATCAATACAGCCGTGGCAGCTCCAGGAAGAGCAAGCACTACGATGACTACATTGAGTCAGGCACAAAGAAGGACACCACCATCCTGGAGATCCGAGGCCCAGGGTTCCAGATGACGCCCATGGTTACCCACCAGCCGCCCAAGCCCCTCCGGGaggattacatcatccacactaTATTCCCCTCCAATGGCACCGGCCTCTACAAAGGTGCCCACCAAGTGTCCAATGCAGGGTATGGCACCAACCGTGGCTATAGAGAAAGAGGGATCCCAGATATAGACTACTGTTACACGTGA